The Rhodothermaceae bacterium genome includes a region encoding these proteins:
- a CDS encoding cupin domain-containing protein encodes MVRPFRGQYSLDVFMRDYWQKRPLILQDAFEKSSFDITRSDIFRMAVSAEFDSRLIEEDTVDQSWELFTGPFEWEELESFEELSYWTLLVQDTERELDQMRQLLELFRFIPNWRLDDVQLSYAAPGGSVGPHVDSYDVFLIQLSGERRWKIENSPVTDDRPMREDASMQLLKELHPDQEFVAKPGDMLYLPPKLPHWGIAEGTCITASIGFKAPETGMLQTAFSEMTEGVGHIHTPSNFVDPVELRTGDPGRVSDTPLDWFQNEMRRLAEDRESLARVFCSAMTHPVRENWPGMAKDPVPSAEEIPDDLRQGSTYVRLTPSCMVYREFDDCIRIYALGIECQLKLESKPFAQLLTGTEILNFDSLKSYLWDQEALELMQLLLDSMVLIRVEGSN; translated from the coding sequence ATGGTTCGTCCTTTCCGCGGACAGTACTCCCTTGACGTCTTTATGCGTGATTATTGGCAGAAACGTCCGCTGATCCTGCAGGATGCGTTTGAAAAATCCAGTTTCGATATTACTCGGAGTGACATATTTCGGATGGCGGTCAGCGCTGAATTCGATTCGCGCCTGATTGAAGAAGACACCGTGGACCAGTCATGGGAATTATTTACCGGACCATTTGAATGGGAAGAGCTTGAGAGTTTCGAGGAGCTCTCATACTGGACATTACTGGTGCAGGATACAGAGCGGGAACTTGATCAGATGCGCCAGCTGCTCGAATTATTTCGGTTTATCCCCAACTGGCGTCTGGATGATGTTCAGCTGAGCTACGCGGCTCCAGGAGGGAGCGTAGGTCCCCATGTGGACAGTTACGACGTCTTTCTTATTCAGCTCAGCGGTGAGCGGCGCTGGAAAATCGAAAATTCTCCGGTCACTGATGATCGTCCGATGAGAGAGGATGCATCAATGCAACTCCTGAAAGAGCTTCATCCAGATCAGGAATTCGTTGCCAAGCCAGGAGATATGCTCTATTTGCCACCTAAACTCCCTCATTGGGGGATTGCTGAAGGGACATGCATCACGGCAAGTATCGGATTCAAGGCTCCCGAAACGGGTATGTTGCAGACGGCTTTCTCAGAAATGACAGAAGGGGTTGGACATATCCATACCCCAAGCAATTTTGTGGATCCGGTTGAGCTGCGAACGGGCGATCCTGGTCGAGTCAGCGACACGCCTCTGGACTGGTTTCAGAACGAAATGCGACGGCTTGCGGAGGATCGGGAAAGTCTTGCACGAGTCTTTTGTAGTGCGATGACGCATCCCGTTCGGGAAAACTGGCCTGGAATGGCGAAGGATCCGGTACCCTCTGCTGAAGAGATTCCGGATGATCTTCGGCAAGGTAGTACGTATGTGCGGCTTACTCCGTCGTGCATGGTCTATCGGGAATTTGATGACTGTATTCGGATCTATGCGCTTGGAATTGAATGCCAGCTAAAGCTCGAGTCGAAACCATTTGCACAATTGTTAACCGGAACAGAGATACTCAATTTTGACTCCCTCAAGTCCTATCTTTGGGATCAGGAGGCTCTGGAACTCATGCAGCTTTTACTTGATT
- a CDS encoding zinc ribbon domain-containing protein, translating to MQECPSCALEVDRTLDVCPYCAYEFPRQTRSRTAMAWIMALLLIWPLFELIKLIF from the coding sequence ATGCAAGAATGCCCATCATGTGCCCTGGAAGTGGACCGCACCCTGGACGTATGTCCGTATTGCGCCTATGAATTTCCGCGTCAGACCCGCAGCCGAACGGCCATGGCCTGGATAATGGCATTGCTTTTAATCTGGCCTTTATTCGAACTCATAAAACTGATCTTCTGA
- a CDS encoding GNAT family N-acetyltransferase: MLTRRASTKLFFSVLLYTPIALPIVDASASVEIVIATTDHFRFADEICHLIKTAAAQRGTGIAERAPEYIRTKMEEGKAVIALGTHDQVAGFCYIETWDHGKYAVNSGLIISPAFRRQGLARRIKRRAFELSRTLYPEAKLFGITTSLAVMKINSELGYKPVTFSELTDDDEFWQGCQSCPNYDVLTRMKRKMCLCTGMLYDPGETPSSE; the protein is encoded by the coding sequence ATGCTTACACGCCGAGCTAGCACAAAATTATTTTTCTCAGTGCTCCTATACACTCCCATAGCGCTCCCGATTGTAGACGCTTCGGCATCTGTCGAAATTGTCATTGCAACGACTGACCATTTTCGGTTCGCGGACGAAATCTGTCACCTAATCAAAACGGCAGCAGCGCAACGAGGTACCGGCATTGCCGAACGTGCCCCCGAATATATTCGCACCAAAATGGAAGAGGGAAAGGCCGTAATTGCACTCGGTACACATGATCAGGTGGCTGGTTTCTGCTACATTGAAACATGGGACCACGGGAAGTACGCGGTCAACTCGGGGCTCATTATCTCTCCTGCTTTTCGTAGGCAGGGGCTTGCACGCCGGATCAAGCGCCGGGCGTTTGAGCTTTCAAGAACTCTCTACCCCGAAGCCAAACTGTTCGGCATTACGACCAGTCTTGCTGTGATGAAAATCAACTCTGAGCTTGGCTACAAGCCGGTAACATTCAGTGAGCTCACGGATGATGATGAGTTCTGGCAGGGATGTCAGAGCTGCCCCAACTATGATGTGCTGACACGAATGAAGCGAAAAATGTGTCTCTGCACAGGTATGCTCTACGATCCGGGAGAGACTCCTTCCTCAGAATAG